TAAAAATGAACCATTGAGTTCTTTAGTTAAATTATAAAAATATATAGTAGTTATATTTTTAATATTGTCAAAAGAGAAAAATGCATAGAAAAGAATGTGCATATGCTGATAAGAAGTATTACCTAAAATATTGTGACTTCGATCCCATTAAGGGATTCGAAGTCTTTCTATTATCAAATTGTTATAAAAAAATTTTTATGTTTTATGGTATTTGTTAAATTAATTAAAATTCATTATTTTCAAATATAAAGTGTAACAGGTTTTATTCTTATTCATAAAATATAATTGATGGTTGTTTAATCAGGAGCTAATAATATAAGGAGGCTACTAATGTATAATATTCCGTTTTTTTATATTCCTTGTTATATGCAGCAATTTACTTGGCCAAATTCAAGTGAGCAAATGATGGAGGTTAATGATTTACAGTATTACAATAATTTTGAAGATGATATTGATAATATGAGATATTCATATAGGCAACAAAACATAGCTCCACAACGTAGATGGAGTCGTTGGGAAGATCTTGGTGGAGTTCTAGCATCTGCACCAGCAGCATCTTCTTGGGCACCTAATAGGTTAGATACTTTTGTAAGAGGAACAGATAATGCTCTTTGGCATAAATGGTGGGATGGATCCCGTTGGAGTAATTGGGAAAGTCTTGGTGGTAACTTAACTTCTGCACCAGCAGCAGTATCTTGGGGACGAAATAGAATTGATGTATTTGCTAGAGGAACAGATAATGCTATGTGGCATATCTTCTGGAATGGTTCAAGATGGAGTTCATGGGAAAGTCTTGGAGGAGTTTTGACATCTGCACCAGCAGTATCTTCATGGGCTCCTAACAGATTAGATACTTTTGTAAGGGGAACAGATAATGCCCTTTGGCATAAATGGTGGAATGGCTCTCGTTGGAGTGAATGGGAAAGTCTTGGAGGAAGATTAACCTCTTCACCAGCGGCTGTGTCTTGGGGTAATAATAGAATTGATGTATTTGCACGGGGACAAGGTAACCGCCTGTATCATCTATGGTGGAACGGTTCTCGCTGGAGCAGTTGGGAAGACCTTGGAGGAAGATTAACTTCTGGTCCTGCTGTTTCTTCTAGAGGAAATAATAGATTGGAGGTATTTGCGAGAGGTGGAAACAATCAACTAATGACCAGGTCTTGGAACGGATCTCGATGGAGTAATTGGTCAATGATTGGAGGAAACATTATAACCTCTGATCCAGCTGCAGTATCTTGGGGACCAAATAGAACTGATGTATTTGCTAGGGGTAGAAATAATGCAATGTGGCATATTTTTAGAAATTAGTTATAAAATATCAGAGTATTATTAACTGTAATATTTGTATCTGGTGAAAAATTATATTTATGATCTATGCTATTTTTATAGTGTATAGAGAAATAGAAAAGTTATTAGGAGCTCCTTAGGGAGCTCTTGTTATTTGAATGG
Above is a window of Clostridium sporogenes DNA encoding:
- a CDS encoding DUF346 domain-containing protein, which encodes MYNIPFFYIPCYMQQFTWPNSSEQMMEVNDLQYYNNFEDDIDNMRYSYRQQNIAPQRRWSRWEDLGGVLASAPAASSWAPNRLDTFVRGTDNALWHKWWDGSRWSNWESLGGNLTSAPAAVSWGRNRIDVFARGTDNAMWHIFWNGSRWSSWESLGGVLTSAPAVSSWAPNRLDTFVRGTDNALWHKWWNGSRWSEWESLGGRLTSSPAAVSWGNNRIDVFARGQGNRLYHLWWNGSRWSSWEDLGGRLTSGPAVSSRGNNRLEVFARGGNNQLMTRSWNGSRWSNWSMIGGNIITSDPAAVSWGPNRTDVFARGRNNAMWHIFRN